One genomic window of Raphanus sativus cultivar WK10039 unplaced genomic scaffold, ASM80110v3 Scaffold1342, whole genome shotgun sequence includes the following:
- the LOC108835158 gene encoding methylthioalkylmalate synthase 1, chloroplastic isoform X2, with translation MASSLLTSPTMIPTTGSTVAVRSGLPFRSSLLSLHLNRPYNKSSLSISCCSPVSKMGEASASDLKPVVERWPEYLPHKLPDKNYVRVFDTTLRDGEQAPGGALTPPQKLEIARQLAKLRVDIMEVGFPVSSEEEFETVKTIAKTVGNEVDEETGYVPVICAIARSKPEDIEAAWEAVKYAKRPKILIFTSTSDIHMKYKLKKTKEEVIEMAASSVRFAKSLGFVDVQFGCEDGGRSEKEFLCKILGESIKAGATTVNVADTVGINMPEEYGELGVCSGARQVEVTVNGIGERSGNAPLEEVVMALKCRGEYLMDGVYTRINTRQIMATSQMVQECTGLYVQPHKPIVGANCFVHESGIHQDGILKNRSTYQILSPEDVGVVKSQSSSIVLGKLSGRHAVKDRLKEMGYELDDEKLNDIFTKFRELTKNKKRITDDDLKALATCGHENSLNGANSKETNDYVKIPQISSVV, from the exons ATGGCTTCGTCACTTCTGACATCTCCCACAATGATCCCCACCACCGGTTCCACCGTGGCTGTCCGATCAGGCTTACCTTTTAGATCTTCCTTGCTCTCTCTACACCTTAACCGTCCGTACAACAAGTCATCTTTGTCTATCTCATGTTGCTCCCCTGTGTCTAAAATGGGAGAGGCTAGTGCGAGTGACCTCAAACCCGTCGTGGAAAGGTGGCCTGAGTACTTACCTCACAAGCTTCCCGACAAGAACTACGTGCGTGTATTCGACACGACGCTCCGTGATGGTGAACAAGCTCCTGGTGGAGCTCTTACACCACCACAGAAGCTTGAGATTGCAAGGCAGCTCGCAAAACTCCGAGTAGACATCATGGAAGTTGGTTTTCCGGTGTCGTCTGAGGAAGAGTTCGAAACAGTCAAAACCATCGCCAAGACCGTTGGAAACGAG GTTGATGAGGAAACAGGTTACGTCCCAGTGATATGCGCCATCGCACGAAGcaaaccagaagacattgaGGCGGCATGGGAGGCGGTGAAATACGCGAAGAGACCTAAGATACTCATATTCACATCTACTAGTGACATTCACATGAAATATAAGTTGAAAAAGACTAAAGAAGAAGTCATCGAGATGGCCGCGAGTAGTGTTAGGTTTGCTAAAAGCTTAGGCTTCGTTGACGTCCAATTTGGTTGCGAAGACGGTGGCAG GTCAGAGAAGGAGTTTCTATGCAAGATTCTAGGAGAATCTATAAAAGCGGGTGCAACCACGGTGAACGTCGCGGACACTGTAGGAATCAACATGCCAGAAGAATACGGAGAACTT GGTGTATGTTCGGGAGCACGACAAGTCGAAGTAACAGTTAACGGAATAGGCGAAAGAAGTGGGAATGCACCACTTGAAGAG GTCGTGATGGCTTTGAAGTGTCGAGGAGAGTACCTGATGGATGGTGTCTACACAAGAATAAACACACGTCAAATTATGGCTACTAGCCAAATG GTTCAAGAATGTACCGGCTTGTATGTTCAACCACATAAACCCATAGTTGGAGCCAACTGTTTTGTTCATGAGAGCGGCATTCATCAG GATGGAATCTTGAAAAATCGGAGTACATATCAGATCTTATCGCCAGAAGATGTTGGAGTTGTAAAATCTCAAAGTTCCAGCATTGTTCTTGGAAAGCTTAG CGGACGTCATGCTGTGAAAGATCGGCTGAAAGAG ATGGGATATGAGCTTGATGATGAGAAATTGAACGATATCTTCACTAAGTTCAGGGAGTTAACCAAGaataaaaag AGAATCACGGATGATGATCTGAAGGCATTAGCAACGTGTGGTCATGAGAATTCACTAAACGGGGCTAACAGTAAAGAGACCAACGACTATGTAAAAATCCCACAGATTTCCTCTGTGGTATAA
- the LOC108835158 gene encoding methylthioalkylmalate synthase 2, chloroplastic isoform X1, which produces MASSLLTSPTMIPTTGSTVAVRSGLPFRSSLLSLHLNRPYNKSSLSISCCSPVSKMGEASASDLKPVVERWPEYLPHKLPDKNYVRVFDTTLRDGEQAPGGALTPPQKLEIARQLAKLRVDIMEVGFPVSSEEEFETVKTIAKTVGNEVDEETGYVPVICAIARSKPEDIEAAWEAVKYAKRPKILIFTSTSDIHMKYKLKKTKEEVIEMAASSVRFAKSLGFVDVQFGCEDGGRSEKEFLCKILGESIKAGATTVNVADTVGINMPEEYGELVSYLKANTPGIDDVIFSVHCHNDLGFATANTIAGVCSGARQVEVTVNGIGERSGNAPLEEVVMALKCRGEYLMDGVYTRINTRQIMATSQMVQECTGLYVQPHKPIVGANCFVHESGIHQDGILKNRSTYQILSPEDVGVVKSQSSSIVLGKLSGRHAVKDRLKEMGYELDDEKLNDIFTKFRELTKNKKRITDDDLKALATCGHENSLNGANSKETNDYVKIPQISSVV; this is translated from the exons ATGGCTTCGTCACTTCTGACATCTCCCACAATGATCCCCACCACCGGTTCCACCGTGGCTGTCCGATCAGGCTTACCTTTTAGATCTTCCTTGCTCTCTCTACACCTTAACCGTCCGTACAACAAGTCATCTTTGTCTATCTCATGTTGCTCCCCTGTGTCTAAAATGGGAGAGGCTAGTGCGAGTGACCTCAAACCCGTCGTGGAAAGGTGGCCTGAGTACTTACCTCACAAGCTTCCCGACAAGAACTACGTGCGTGTATTCGACACGACGCTCCGTGATGGTGAACAAGCTCCTGGTGGAGCTCTTACACCACCACAGAAGCTTGAGATTGCAAGGCAGCTCGCAAAACTCCGAGTAGACATCATGGAAGTTGGTTTTCCGGTGTCGTCTGAGGAAGAGTTCGAAACAGTCAAAACCATCGCCAAGACCGTTGGAAACGAG GTTGATGAGGAAACAGGTTACGTCCCAGTGATATGCGCCATCGCACGAAGcaaaccagaagacattgaGGCGGCATGGGAGGCGGTGAAATACGCGAAGAGACCTAAGATACTCATATTCACATCTACTAGTGACATTCACATGAAATATAAGTTGAAAAAGACTAAAGAAGAAGTCATCGAGATGGCCGCGAGTAGTGTTAGGTTTGCTAAAAGCTTAGGCTTCGTTGACGTCCAATTTGGTTGCGAAGACGGTGGCAG GTCAGAGAAGGAGTTTCTATGCAAGATTCTAGGAGAATCTATAAAAGCGGGTGCAACCACGGTGAACGTCGCGGACACTGTAGGAATCAACATGCCAGAAGAATACGGAGAACTTGTAAGCTACCTCAAAGCAAACACTCCTGGAATTGATGATGTTATCTTTAGTGTTCATTGTCACAACGATCTTGGTTTTGCTACCGCCAACACAATTGCC GGTGTATGTTCGGGAGCACGACAAGTCGAAGTAACAGTTAACGGAATAGGCGAAAGAAGTGGGAATGCACCACTTGAAGAG GTCGTGATGGCTTTGAAGTGTCGAGGAGAGTACCTGATGGATGGTGTCTACACAAGAATAAACACACGTCAAATTATGGCTACTAGCCAAATG GTTCAAGAATGTACCGGCTTGTATGTTCAACCACATAAACCCATAGTTGGAGCCAACTGTTTTGTTCATGAGAGCGGCATTCATCAG GATGGAATCTTGAAAAATCGGAGTACATATCAGATCTTATCGCCAGAAGATGTTGGAGTTGTAAAATCTCAAAGTTCCAGCATTGTTCTTGGAAAGCTTAG CGGACGTCATGCTGTGAAAGATCGGCTGAAAGAG ATGGGATATGAGCTTGATGATGAGAAATTGAACGATATCTTCACTAAGTTCAGGGAGTTAACCAAGaataaaaag AGAATCACGGATGATGATCTGAAGGCATTAGCAACGTGTGGTCATGAGAATTCACTAAACGGGGCTAACAGTAAAGAGACCAACGACTATGTAAAAATCCCACAGATTTCCTCTGTGGTATAA